A single region of the Streptomyces sp. ITFR-16 genome encodes:
- a CDS encoding MDR family MFS transporter: MNPLTSQDPARIGPYRLISRLGEGGMGLVYLGRSEAGRTVAVKVVQAEYAGNQEFRPRFAREVAAARRVGGSWTAEVLDADPEAAVPWVATRYIPGPDLTTVVAKDFGPLPEHSVRVLANRLALALEAVHSAGLIHRDLKPSNVLVTVDGPRVIDFGIARAMDSLAGDSLHTRTGMLIGSPGFMSPEQVRGLELTPASDVFCLGAVLVHAATGRLLFGAADTGLPAHLFRIAEDEPDLTGVPASLLDLVRACLEKDPAKRPTPKEVAARTAQDSTAEWLPGVVLAQLGRHAAQLLDYAPDLPVDAPPARPDPLVKTARPQTAPPPPAYAPTAPSPFGTPQGFGPPTPPGTWSGFPAAAHPGDPAPPHPRRWWGLAVIVLAQLLVLLDVTSFNLAAPVLQADMGMRADALSPLFMAYTLSFGGLLLLGGHIADRTGRRRTFLIGLAGCAVASALGGAAGGEDLLILARLLQGAFAALLTASSLALVTTGFTDPEERHRAIGIYAATAGGGSALGLFAGGWLMESATWRLSLYAVAALAVTALIGAAALVHERPEPTDARLDSGGVLVGTGGLVALGYGLTQAGSDGWTVPLVLAALTGGALLLGAFLLWHAGRADSFAGASRTPGQDRLGCFLVIALAGSGTMGSFVAVNHFLLDVLGYAPARAGAALLPMAAAAVIGATQVSARLLIRAEPRVLIVGGLAVMTVGLVVLTRLEPGGGYATHVLPGLLLTGFGTGMSFMPLLATATAAAGPGLAGVRSGTVLAGRELGITLGSALLSSVLATELSHVASQSDTRASLLRAYTTSLWWAVGGMVLACLAAGLMITAKAPGARTPGR, translated from the coding sequence GTGAACCCGCTGACCTCCCAGGATCCGGCCCGCATCGGCCCGTACCGTCTGATCTCCCGGCTGGGCGAAGGAGGCATGGGCCTGGTCTATCTGGGCCGCTCCGAGGCCGGCCGTACCGTGGCCGTCAAGGTCGTGCAGGCCGAGTACGCCGGGAACCAGGAGTTCCGCCCGCGCTTCGCCCGCGAGGTCGCCGCCGCGCGCCGGGTCGGCGGCAGCTGGACCGCGGAGGTGCTCGACGCCGACCCCGAGGCCGCCGTCCCCTGGGTGGCGACGCGTTACATCCCCGGCCCCGACCTGACCACGGTCGTCGCCAAGGACTTCGGCCCGCTGCCCGAGCACTCGGTCCGTGTCCTCGCCAACCGGCTCGCCCTCGCCCTGGAGGCGGTGCACTCGGCGGGCCTGATCCACCGCGACCTCAAGCCCTCCAACGTCCTCGTCACCGTCGACGGGCCCCGGGTCATCGACTTCGGCATCGCCCGGGCCATGGACAGCCTCGCCGGGGACAGCCTGCACACCCGCACGGGCATGCTGATCGGGTCCCCGGGCTTCATGTCGCCCGAACAGGTCCGCGGCCTCGAACTCACCCCGGCCAGCGACGTCTTCTGCCTCGGCGCCGTCCTCGTCCACGCGGCCACCGGACGCCTGCTCTTCGGCGCGGCCGACACCGGCCTGCCCGCGCACCTCTTCCGGATCGCCGAGGACGAACCGGACCTCACCGGCGTGCCCGCCTCACTGCTCGACCTCGTACGCGCCTGCCTGGAGAAGGATCCGGCCAAGCGGCCCACCCCGAAGGAGGTGGCCGCCCGCACGGCGCAGGACTCGACGGCCGAGTGGCTGCCGGGCGTGGTCCTCGCCCAGCTCGGGCGCCACGCGGCCCAACTGCTGGACTACGCCCCCGACCTGCCCGTGGACGCCCCGCCCGCACGGCCGGACCCGCTGGTCAAGACCGCCCGCCCGCAGACCGCGCCCCCGCCGCCCGCCTACGCCCCGACGGCGCCGTCGCCGTTCGGCACACCGCAGGGATTCGGACCGCCGACGCCCCCGGGCACCTGGTCCGGCTTCCCGGCGGCCGCCCACCCCGGGGACCCGGCGCCGCCGCACCCCCGGCGCTGGTGGGGTCTTGCGGTGATCGTCCTGGCGCAGCTGCTGGTGCTGCTCGACGTGACGTCCTTCAACCTGGCGGCGCCGGTCCTCCAGGCCGACATGGGGATGCGCGCCGACGCCCTGAGCCCGTTGTTCATGGCCTACACGCTCTCCTTCGGCGGGCTGCTGCTGCTCGGCGGGCACATCGCGGACCGGACGGGACGCCGTCGCACCTTCCTCATCGGCCTCGCCGGATGCGCGGTGGCTTCCGCGCTCGGCGGCGCGGCCGGCGGAGAGGACCTGCTGATCCTCGCCCGCCTGCTGCAGGGCGCCTTCGCCGCGCTGCTCACCGCGTCCTCGCTGGCCCTGGTGACGACGGGCTTCACCGACCCGGAGGAGCGGCACCGGGCCATCGGTATCTACGCCGCGACCGCCGGCGGCGGCTCGGCGCTGGGCCTGTTCGCCGGGGGATGGCTCATGGAGAGCGCGACCTGGCGCCTGAGCCTGTACGCGGTCGCCGCCCTCGCGGTCACCGCCCTGATCGGCGCGGCGGCCCTGGTGCACGAACGCCCGGAGCCCACCGACGCCCGGCTCGACTCGGGCGGCGTCCTGGTGGGCACCGGCGGTCTCGTCGCCCTCGGCTACGGTCTCACCCAGGCCGGATCGGACGGCTGGACCGTGCCGCTGGTCCTGGCCGCCCTGACCGGGGGCGCACTCCTGCTCGGCGCCTTCCTCCTGTGGCACGCCGGGCGGGCGGACTCCTTCGCCGGGGCATCGCGGACCCCGGGCCAAGACCGCCTCGGCTGCTTCCTCGTCATCGCCCTGGCCGGCTCCGGAACCATGGGCTCGTTCGTGGCCGTGAACCACTTCCTGCTCGACGTCCTCGGCTACGCCCCCGCCAGGGCCGGCGCGGCCCTGCTGCCCATGGCCGCCGCGGCCGTCATCGGCGCCACGCAGGTGTCCGCCCGTCTGCTGATCCGGGCAGAGCCCCGCGTCCTGATCGTCGGCGGACTGGCGGTCATGACCGTCGGCCTGGTGGTCCTCACCCGGCTCGAACCCGGCGGCGGCTATGCCACCCACGTGCTGCCCGGCCTGCTTCTCACCGGCTTCGGCACCGGCATGTCCTTCATGCCGCTCCTCGCCACCGCGACGGCCGCCGCCGGCCCGGGGCTCGCCGGGGTGCGCTCCGGCACGGTCCTGGCGGGCCGCGAGCTGGGCATCACCCTGGGCTCGGCGCTGCTGAGCAGTGTCCTCGCCACCGAGCTGAGCCATGTGGCCTCGCAGAGCGACACAAGGGCGTCACTGCTGCGCGCCTACACGACCTCCCTCTGGTGGGCGGTCGGCGGCATGGTGCTCGCCTGCCTGGCCGCCGGCCTGATGATCACGGCCAAGGCGCCCGGGGCGCGAACCCCGGGCCGGTGA
- a CDS encoding thymidine kinase, producing MPELVFFSGTMDCGKSTLALQIGHNRSARGLEGVIFTRDDRAGEAKLSSRLGLVTEAVEATEGMDMYGYLVDLLSKGGKADYVIVDEAQFLAPEQIDQLARVVDDLGLDVFAFGITTDFRTRLFPGSQRLIELADRIEALQVEALCWCGARATHNARTVGGEMVVEGAQVVVGDVNRPVEEIGYEVLCRRHHNRRMTSAAARAGALSPDVLPVNSA from the coding sequence ATGCCCGAGCTTGTGTTCTTCTCCGGAACGATGGACTGCGGAAAGAGCACGCTGGCCCTCCAGATCGGCCACAACCGGTCCGCGCGCGGCCTGGAGGGCGTGATCTTCACCCGGGACGACCGGGCGGGGGAGGCCAAGCTCTCCTCGCGTCTCGGCCTGGTCACCGAGGCGGTCGAGGCCACCGAGGGCATGGACATGTACGGGTATCTGGTCGACCTGCTGTCCAAGGGCGGCAAGGCCGACTATGTGATCGTCGACGAGGCGCAGTTCCTCGCCCCCGAGCAGATCGACCAGCTGGCCCGGGTCGTCGACGACCTCGGGCTCGACGTCTTCGCCTTCGGCATCACCACCGACTTCCGCACCCGGCTCTTCCCCGGCTCGCAGCGGCTGATCGAGCTCGCCGACCGGATAGAGGCCCTCCAGGTGGAGGCGCTGTGCTGGTGCGGCGCCCGCGCCACCCACAACGCCCGCACGGTGGGCGGGGAGATGGTGGTCGAGGGGGCCCAGGTGGTCGTCGGCGACGTCAACCGGCCGGTGGAGGAGATCGGTTACGAGGTGCTGTGCCGGCGCCACCACAACCGCCGCATGACCAGCGCCGCCGCCCGTGCCGGCGCGCTCTCGCCCGACGTGCTGCCGGTCAATTCCGCCTGA
- a CDS encoding alkaline phosphatase family protein codes for MAQPAWQDPVLLPVDTAPVPEYGSGSLADLLPTLAAGQGVPGFEATIPELTPADRNCVFLIDGLGWEQIKAHPDEAPFLHSLLPTSRGGTGRPVTAGFPATTATSLASVGTGLPPGEHGLPGYTVRNPETGALMNQLRWTPWTAPKVWQPYPTVFQRADAAGVRTAQVSAPAFEQTPLTKVALSGGSFLGRLTGEERMDTAAERLAAGDRSLVYTYYSEVDGKGHRFGVDSDAWRGQLMYVDGLARRLAEQLPPRSALYITADHGMIDIPFDEQSRIDFDEDWELRAGVALLGGEGRARHVYAVPGAEADVLTVWREVLGEQFWVASRDEAVAAGWFGPRIDERVHGRIGDVVAAARDDVVITASVNEPHESAMVGMHGSMTPVEQLVPLLEVRS; via the coding sequence ATGGCCCAGCCGGCCTGGCAGGACCCCGTCCTGCTGCCCGTCGACACCGCGCCCGTACCCGAGTACGGCAGCGGTTCGCTCGCCGACCTGCTGCCGACGCTGGCCGCCGGGCAGGGCGTCCCCGGCTTCGAGGCGACGATTCCCGAACTCACCCCGGCCGACCGCAACTGCGTCTTCCTGATCGACGGTCTCGGCTGGGAACAGATCAAGGCGCACCCCGACGAGGCCCCGTTCCTGCACTCCCTGCTGCCGACCTCGCGCGGCGGCACGGGCCGCCCGGTCACGGCGGGCTTCCCCGCCACGACCGCGACCTCGCTCGCCTCGGTGGGCACAGGACTGCCCCCCGGCGAGCACGGCCTGCCCGGCTACACCGTCCGCAACCCCGAGACCGGCGCGCTGATGAACCAGCTCCGCTGGACTCCCTGGACCGCGCCGAAGGTCTGGCAGCCCTACCCCACCGTCTTCCAGCGCGCCGACGCGGCGGGAGTCCGGACCGCCCAGGTCTCCGCCCCCGCCTTCGAGCAGACCCCGCTGACCAAGGTCGCGCTCAGCGGCGGCTCGTTCCTCGGCCGGCTCACCGGCGAGGAGCGGATGGACACCGCCGCCGAGCGGCTGGCCGCCGGCGACCGCTCGCTCGTCTACACGTACTACAGCGAGGTCGACGGCAAGGGCCACCGCTTCGGCGTCGACTCCGACGCCTGGCGCGGCCAGCTGATGTACGTCGACGGGCTGGCCCGGCGCCTCGCCGAGCAGCTTCCGCCGCGCTCGGCGCTCTACATCACGGCCGACCACGGGATGATCGACATCCCCTTCGACGAGCAGTCCCGGATCGACTTCGACGAGGACTGGGAGCTGCGCGCGGGCGTCGCGCTGCTCGGCGGCGAGGGCCGCGCCCGCCATGTGTACGCCGTCCCGGGCGCCGAGGCCGATGTGCTGACCGTCTGGCGCGAGGTGCTCGGCGAGCAGTTCTGGGTCGCGAGCCGTGACGAGGCCGTCGCGGCGGGCTGGTTCGGCCCCCGCATCGACGAACGGGTGCACGGCAGGATCGGCGATGTGGTCGCGGCGGCCCGCGACGACGTGGTGATCACCGCATCCGTCAACGAGCCCCACGAGTCCGCCATGGTCGGCATGCACGGCTCGATGACCCCCGTCGAGCAGCTCGTCCCGCTCCTCGAAGTACGCTCGTAG
- a CDS encoding DUF5998 family protein, translating to MAKTGTTTQGLRAAIERSGYYPALVAEAVEAAVGGEPVASYLVHQETTFDSNEVRRHVTVLVLTDTRFIVSHTDEQNADTSSPTPYATTSTESVKLDRISSVVVSRVVANPEKYVPGTLPREVVLTIGWGAVSRIDLEPAACGDPNCEADHGYTGSSTADDLSLRVSEAGDGPDTVRQTLAFAQALSEATAATAAAGR from the coding sequence ATGGCTAAGACCGGTACGACGACCCAGGGGCTGCGCGCGGCGATCGAGCGCAGCGGCTACTACCCGGCCCTCGTGGCCGAGGCGGTGGAGGCCGCCGTCGGCGGTGAGCCGGTCGCTTCGTACCTGGTGCACCAGGAGACCACCTTCGACTCCAACGAGGTGCGCCGGCACGTCACGGTCCTGGTGCTCACGGACACCCGCTTCATCGTCAGCCACACCGACGAGCAGAACGCCGACACCAGCTCCCCGACGCCCTACGCCACCACCTCCACCGAGTCGGTCAAGCTCGACCGGATCTCCTCGGTCGTGGTCAGCCGGGTCGTGGCCAACCCGGAGAAGTACGTCCCGGGCACGCTGCCCCGCGAGGTCGTCCTGACCATCGGCTGGGGCGCGGTCTCCCGGATCGACCTGGAGCCCGCCGCCTGCGGCGATCCCAACTGTGAGGCCGACCACGGCTACACCGGCAGCTCCACCGCCGACGACCTGAGCCTGCGGGTCAGCGAGGCCGGCGACGGCCCGGACACCGTGCGCCAGACCCTGGCCTTCGCCCAGGCGCTCTCCGAGGCCACGGCCGCGACCGCGGCGGCCGGCCGCTGA
- a CDS encoding GNAT family N-acetyltransferase, which yields MQPSPEQSPHHAYPDHWEADVVLRDGGTARIRPITTDDADRLVSFYEQVSDESKYYRFFAPYPRLSAKDVHRFTHHDYVDRVGLAVTVGGEFIATVRFDRIDATGRPASAPADEAEVAFLVQDAHQGRGVASTLLEHIAAVARERGIRRFAAEVLPANNKMIKVFRDAGYTQQRSFEDGSVHLTLDLEPTAESLAVQRAREQRAEARSVQRLLAPGSVAVIGVGRTPGGVGRTVLRNLLAAGFTGRAYAVNSAIAPDQATIDGVPAHRSLGEIDESVDLAVVAVPADRVPEAVADCGEHGVQGLVVLSAGYAEWGAEGRERQRELVRQARSYGMRIIGPNAFGVINNSEAVRLNASLAPERPASGRIGLFTQSGAIGIALLSGLYRRGAGLSTFISAGNRADISGNDFLQYWYEDPDTDVALLYLESLGNPRKFTRLARRTAAVKPVVVVKGARHSGSTPPGHAVPVSRIPDATVSALMRQAGVIRVDTVTEMVDAGLLLADQPLPAGGRVAILGNSESLGLLTYDACLAEGLRPRPPVDLTTAATPQDFRDALAAALADGGCDAVIVTAIPWVGENGEAESGDGEVLATALHAAAATGPAKPVAVVHVEIGGLAEALAAATSTVAQQRPAPARPPGAPAGTAATAEAAEAAEPADTAAIPRAVGRIPAYPAAERAVRALAEAVKYAQWRRQAAVPGKVPEFLDDTIDAPGAAARIDALLGKDPDPRGRPLEHDEARALLACYGITVRPTLPAPDAEAAVAAAGQLGYPVALKTTAPHLRHRADLGGVRLDLDGESALRRAYAELTALLGKPAELRPVVQAMAPRGVDTVVRASIDPAAGAVLSFGLAGAPSELLGDTAHRLVPATDRDAAELIRSIRAAPVLFGWRGSAPVDTAALEELLLRVSRLVDDHPEVVSVALEPVVVATQGLTVLGASVRLAAPPARTDLGPRRLSNY from the coding sequence ATGCAGCCCTCTCCGGAGCAGAGTCCGCATCACGCCTACCCCGATCACTGGGAGGCGGACGTGGTGCTCCGCGACGGCGGCACCGCGCGGATCAGGCCGATCACCACGGACGACGCCGACCGGCTGGTCAGCTTCTACGAGCAGGTGTCCGACGAGTCGAAGTACTACCGCTTCTTCGCGCCCTACCCCCGGCTCTCCGCCAAGGACGTCCACCGCTTCACCCATCACGACTACGTCGACAGGGTGGGACTGGCCGTCACCGTGGGCGGCGAGTTCATCGCCACCGTCCGCTTCGACCGGATCGACGCGACCGGCCGGCCCGCCTCCGCCCCCGCCGACGAGGCCGAGGTCGCCTTCCTCGTCCAGGACGCGCACCAGGGCCGGGGCGTGGCCTCGACCCTGCTCGAACACATCGCGGCCGTCGCCCGCGAGCGCGGCATCCGGCGCTTCGCCGCCGAGGTGCTGCCCGCCAACAACAAGATGATCAAGGTGTTCCGGGACGCCGGGTACACCCAGCAGCGCAGCTTCGAGGACGGCTCCGTCCATCTGACCCTGGACCTCGAACCGACCGCCGAGTCCCTGGCCGTCCAGCGCGCCCGCGAACAGCGCGCCGAGGCGCGCTCGGTGCAGCGGCTGCTCGCCCCGGGCTCCGTCGCCGTCATCGGCGTCGGCCGCACCCCCGGCGGCGTCGGCCGCACGGTCCTGCGCAACCTCCTGGCCGCGGGCTTCACCGGCCGCGCCTACGCCGTCAACAGCGCCATCGCCCCCGACCAGGCCACCATCGACGGGGTCCCCGCCCACCGCTCCCTCGGCGAGATCGACGAGTCCGTGGACCTCGCGGTCGTCGCCGTCCCCGCCGACCGGGTGCCGGAGGCCGTCGCGGACTGCGGGGAGCACGGCGTGCAGGGCCTGGTGGTCCTCTCCGCCGGATACGCCGAGTGGGGCGCGGAGGGGCGCGAACGCCAGCGCGAACTGGTGCGCCAGGCCCGTTCGTACGGCATGCGCATCATCGGGCCCAACGCCTTCGGTGTCATCAACAACTCCGAGGCGGTCCGGCTCAACGCCTCCCTCGCGCCGGAGCGGCCCGCCTCCGGGCGCATCGGCCTGTTCACCCAGTCCGGCGCGATCGGCATCGCCCTGCTGTCCGGGCTCTACCGGCGAGGCGCGGGCCTCTCCACCTTCATCTCGGCGGGCAACCGCGCCGACATCTCCGGAAACGACTTCCTCCAGTACTGGTACGAGGACCCGGACACCGATGTCGCCCTGCTGTACCTGGAGTCGCTCGGCAACCCCCGCAAGTTCACCCGCCTCGCCCGCCGGACCGCCGCCGTGAAGCCGGTCGTCGTGGTCAAGGGCGCCCGGCACAGCGGCTCCACCCCGCCCGGCCACGCGGTCCCCGTCAGCCGCATCCCGGACGCCACGGTCTCCGCGCTGATGCGGCAGGCCGGCGTGATCCGCGTCGACACGGTGACGGAGATGGTCGACGCCGGGCTCCTCCTCGCCGACCAGCCGCTCCCGGCCGGCGGACGCGTCGCGATCCTCGGCAACTCCGAGTCCCTCGGGCTGCTCACGTACGACGCCTGCCTGGCCGAGGGGCTCCGCCCGCGCCCGCCCGTCGACCTCACCACGGCCGCCACTCCGCAGGACTTCCGGGACGCGCTGGCCGCCGCGCTCGCCGACGGGGGCTGCGACGCCGTGATCGTGACGGCCATCCCCTGGGTGGGGGAGAACGGCGAGGCGGAGTCGGGCGACGGCGAGGTCCTGGCCACCGCGCTGCACGCGGCGGCCGCCACCGGACCGGCCAAGCCGGTGGCCGTGGTCCATGTCGAGATCGGCGGCCTGGCCGAGGCGCTGGCCGCCGCCACCAGCACCGTGGCCCAGCAGCGCCCGGCCCCGGCACGCCCCCCGGGCGCCCCCGCCGGAACTGCCGCAACCGCCGAAGCCGCCGAAGCCGCCGAGCCCGCGGACACCGCCGCGATCCCCCGCGCGGTCGGCCGTATCCCCGCCTACCCCGCCGCCGAACGCGCCGTCCGCGCGCTCGCCGAAGCCGTGAAGTACGCCCAGTGGCGCCGCCAGGCGGCGGTCCCCGGCAAGGTGCCCGAGTTCCTCGACGACACCATCGACGCGCCGGGTGCCGCCGCCCGGATCGACGCCCTGCTCGGCAAGGACCCCGATCCGCGCGGCCGGCCCCTGGAGCACGACGAGGCCCGTGCACTCCTCGCCTGCTACGGCATCACCGTCCGGCCGACGCTGCCCGCCCCCGACGCCGAGGCCGCCGTCGCGGCGGCCGGACAGCTCGGCTACCCGGTCGCGCTGAAGACCACCGCCCCCCATCTGCGCCACCGCGCCGACCTCGGCGGCGTCCGGCTGGACCTCGACGGCGAGAGCGCGCTGCGCCGCGCGTACGCCGAACTGACCGCCCTGCTCGGCAAGCCCGCCGAGCTCCGGCCCGTGGTCCAGGCCATGGCCCCGCGCGGCGTCGACACCGTCGTCCGGGCCTCGATCGACCCGGCCGCTGGTGCCGTCCTCTCCTTCGGCCTCGCGGGCGCGCCCTCCGAACTCCTCGGCGACACCGCCCACCGCCTGGTCCCGGCCACCGACCGCGACGCCGCCGAGCTGATCCGCTCCATCCGCGCTGCCCCGGTCCTGTTCGGCTGGCGCGGCTCCGCGCCGGTGGACACCGCCGCGCTGGAGGAATTGCTGCTGCGGGTCTCCCGGCTGGTCGACGACCACCCCGAGGTGGTCTCGGTCGCCCTGGAACCGGTCGTGGTGGCCACCCAGGGGCTGACCGTCCTCGGCGCGAGCGTCCGGCTCGCGGCGCCGCCGGCCCGGACCGACCTCGGCCCCCGCCGCCTCTCCAACTACTGA
- a CDS encoding HPr family phosphocarrier protein — MAERRVNVGWAEGLHARPASIFVRAATASGVPVTIAKADGNPVNAASMLAVLGLGAQGGEEIVLASEADNAEAALDRLAKLVAEGLEELPETV; from the coding sequence ATGGCTGAGCGCCGCGTCAACGTCGGTTGGGCCGAGGGCCTGCACGCCCGCCCCGCTTCCATCTTCGTCCGTGCCGCTACGGCCTCCGGCGTCCCCGTCACCATCGCCAAGGCGGACGGCAACCCGGTGAACGCGGCCTCCATGCTCGCGGTGCTCGGCCTCGGCGCGCAGGGCGGCGAGGAGATCGTGCTCGCGTCCGAGGCGGACAACGCCGAGGCCGCTCTGGACCGTCTGGCCAAGCTGGTCGCCGAGGGGCTCGAGGAGCTTCCGGAGACCGTCTGA
- a CDS encoding GntR family transcriptional regulator yields the protein MRIPAHSVCTAIRDDIVSGVFERGSRLTEEVLARRYGVSRVPVREALRTLESEGFVVTRRHAGACVAEPTEQEAADLLEVRMLLEPLGAARAAQRRTEAHLKVLRGLVRLGQERARRGEGEDLRSLGGWFHETLAQASGSAGLIALLTQLRHKIAWMYAVDQPARPADSWAEHGAIVDAVARGDADRARALAAQHAERATAAHRLRRPGRPEAAARPGRVRSSQHSVNTPSGRL from the coding sequence ATGCGCATTCCGGCGCATTCGGTATGCACGGCAATCCGTGACGACATCGTCTCCGGTGTCTTCGAGCGCGGCAGCCGACTCACCGAGGAGGTGCTCGCGCGCCGTTACGGGGTCTCCCGGGTCCCGGTCCGCGAAGCGCTGCGCACCCTGGAGTCCGAGGGTTTCGTCGTCACCCGCCGGCACGCCGGAGCCTGTGTCGCCGAGCCGACCGAGCAGGAGGCCGCCGACCTCCTGGAGGTCCGGATGCTGCTGGAGCCGCTCGGTGCGGCCCGCGCCGCCCAGCGCCGCACCGAGGCGCACCTCAAGGTGTTGCGCGGCCTGGTCAGGCTGGGCCAGGAGCGGGCCCGCCGGGGCGAGGGGGAGGATCTGCGCTCCCTGGGCGGCTGGTTCCACGAGACGCTCGCCCAGGCCTCGGGCAGCGCGGGCCTGATCGCCCTGCTCACCCAGCTGCGGCACAAGATCGCCTGGATGTACGCGGTCGACCAGCCGGCCCGCCCCGCCGACTCCTGGGCCGAGCACGGGGCCATCGTGGACGCCGTGGCCCGGGGGGACGCGGACCGCGCCAGGGCCCTCGCCGCCCAGCACGCCGAGCGGGCCACCGCCGCCCACCGGCTGCGCCGCCCGGGCCGCCCGGAGGCCGCCGCCCGTCCCGGCCGGGTGAGGAGTTCGCAACATTCCGTAAACACCCCGAGCGGCCGCCTTTAA